A portion of the Achromobacter sp. MFA1 R4 genome contains these proteins:
- a CDS encoding universal stress protein → MLNILVPVDGSENADRAVVYARRLAQGAQSARIHLLNIQTPPRGRAGVSRLITQEMINDFYAREGQEATESARKLLNAAGVDYVSHVVFGHAPTEIAGYAQDHGCARIVMGTRGNGKLLNILIGSVANQVVQLAQVPVTLVK, encoded by the coding sequence ATGCTGAACATCCTGGTTCCCGTCGACGGCTCCGAGAACGCCGACCGCGCCGTCGTGTACGCCCGCCGCCTTGCCCAAGGCGCCCAGTCCGCGCGCATCCACCTCCTGAACATCCAGACGCCGCCGCGCGGGCGGGCCGGCGTGTCGCGGCTGATCACGCAAGAGATGATCAACGACTTCTACGCCCGCGAGGGCCAGGAGGCCACCGAATCGGCGCGCAAGCTGCTCAATGCGGCGGGCGTGGACTACGTGAGCCACGTCGTCTTCGGGCACGCGCCCACCGAAATCGCGGGCTATGCGCAGGACCATGGCTGCGCGCGCATCGTCATGGGCACGCGCGGCAACGGCAAGTTGCTCAACATCCTGATCGGCTCGGTCGCCAACCAGGTGGTGCAGCTGGCGCAGGTGCCGGTCACGCTGGTGAAGTAG
- a CDS encoding sorbosone dehydrogenase family protein, with translation MHPLRLVLAAGLALSMLGGCGEVAKLPVEAGMGPNPQLPAPNPTLIPTVNTAKAVGWAPGAQPIPAQGLAVTAFASGLDHPRWLYVLPNGDVLVAETNAPPKPEDAPGGIKQWAAGLVMKRAGAKTVSANRITLLRDADHDGVAETRTALLEGLNSPFGMAFVDGHLYVANADAVVRYPFEPGQTRITAPGVRVTDLPAGLNHHWTKNLIASPDGARLYVSVGSNSNVGENGLDIEEGRAAIWELDVASGQKRLYATGLRNPVGMAWAPDGKTLWTAVNERDELGSDLVPDYMTSVRDGGFYGWPYSYFGQHVDTRVQPPRPDLVARAIVPDYALGPHTASLGLAWSGGAALPEPFVHGMFVGQHGSWNRDPRSGYKVIFVPFDQNRPSGPARDVLTGFLDDAGQAQGRPVGVAIDKRGGLLVADDVGNVVWRVAPAP, from the coding sequence ATGCACCCCCTGCGACTCGTGCTGGCGGCCGGCCTGGCGCTGTCGATGCTCGGCGGCTGCGGCGAGGTCGCCAAACTGCCCGTCGAAGCCGGCATGGGACCGAACCCCCAACTGCCTGCCCCCAACCCCACCCTCATTCCCACGGTGAACACGGCCAAGGCCGTGGGCTGGGCGCCGGGCGCGCAGCCGATACCCGCCCAGGGCCTGGCCGTGACGGCCTTTGCCAGCGGACTGGACCACCCGCGCTGGCTGTACGTGCTGCCCAACGGCGACGTCCTGGTGGCCGAGACCAACGCGCCGCCCAAGCCCGAGGACGCGCCCGGCGGCATCAAGCAATGGGCCGCCGGCCTGGTGATGAAGCGCGCCGGCGCAAAGACCGTCAGCGCCAACCGCATCACCCTGCTGCGCGATGCCGACCACGATGGGGTGGCCGAGACCCGCACGGCGCTGCTGGAAGGGCTGAACTCGCCGTTTGGGATGGCGTTCGTCGACGGCCATCTCTACGTGGCCAATGCCGATGCGGTCGTGCGCTATCCCTTCGAGCCGGGCCAGACCCGGATCACGGCGCCGGGCGTGCGGGTCACCGACCTGCCCGCGGGCCTGAACCACCACTGGACCAAGAACCTGATCGCCAGTCCGGACGGCGCCCGGCTGTATGTGTCCGTCGGCTCCAACAGCAACGTGGGCGAAAACGGCCTGGACATCGAGGAGGGCCGCGCCGCGATCTGGGAACTGGACGTCGCCAGCGGGCAAAAGCGCCTCTACGCCACGGGCTTGCGCAATCCGGTGGGCATGGCCTGGGCGCCGGACGGCAAGACGCTTTGGACCGCCGTCAACGAGCGCGACGAACTCGGCAGCGACCTCGTGCCCGACTACATGACCTCGGTGCGCGACGGGGGCTTCTATGGCTGGCCGTACAGCTATTTCGGCCAGCACGTCGACACCCGGGTGCAGCCCCCGCGGCCGGATCTGGTGGCGCGGGCCATCGTGCCCGACTATGCGCTGGGTCCGCACACCGCGTCGCTGGGGCTGGCCTGGTCGGGCGGCGCCGCGCTGCCGGAACCCTTTGTCCACGGCATGTTCGTGGGCCAGCACGGTTCCTGGAACCGCGATCCGCGCAGCGGCTACAAGGTGATCTTCGTGCCCTTCGACCAGAACCGGCCCAGCGGACCCGCGCGCGACGTGCTGACCGGATTCCTGGACGACGCGGGGCAGGCGCAAGGCCGGCCGGTCGGCGTGGCCATCGACAAACGGGGCGGCCTGCTGGTGGCGGACGACGTGGGCAACGTGGTCTGGCGGGTAGCGCCCGCGCCCTAG
- a CDS encoding SDR family oxidoreductase encodes MSTEKVAILTAAGSGMGAAAARKLAADGYRIAILSSSGKGAALAQELGGLGVTGSNRSPEDLSRLVDAALQKWGRVDAVVNSAGHGPKGPLLEISDDDWHLGMEFYLLNVVRITRLVAPVMKQQQSGAIVNISTYATFEPEALFPTSGVFRAGLAAFTKVFSDEYAQHNVRMNNVLPGFIDSLPEKDDRRVRIPMGRYGTAQEVADLIAFLASDASTYITGQNIRIDGGITRSV; translated from the coding sequence ATGAGCACGGAAAAAGTGGCGATTCTCACGGCGGCCGGCAGCGGCATGGGCGCGGCGGCGGCCCGCAAGCTGGCGGCCGACGGTTACCGCATTGCGATTCTGTCGTCGTCAGGCAAGGGCGCAGCCCTGGCGCAGGAACTGGGCGGTCTGGGCGTCACGGGTTCGAACCGCTCGCCCGAGGACCTGTCCCGCCTGGTGGACGCCGCGCTGCAGAAGTGGGGCCGCGTGGATGCGGTGGTCAACAGCGCGGGCCACGGTCCCAAGGGCCCGCTGCTGGAGATCAGCGACGACGACTGGCACCTGGGCATGGAGTTCTACCTGTTGAACGTGGTGCGCATCACGCGCCTGGTCGCGCCGGTGATGAAGCAGCAGCAGTCCGGCGCCATCGTCAACATCTCCACCTACGCCACCTTCGAGCCGGAAGCCCTGTTTCCGACGTCCGGCGTGTTCCGCGCCGGGCTGGCCGCCTTCACCAAGGTGTTTTCCGACGAATATGCGCAGCACAACGTGCGCATGAACAACGTGCTGCCGGGCTTTATCGACAGCCTGCCGGAAAAGGACGACCGCCGCGTGCGCATTCCGATGGGCCGCTACGGCACGGCGCAGGAGGTCGCGGACCTGATCGCCTTCCTCGCGTCGGACGCGTCTACCTACATCACCGGGCAGAACATCCGCATCGACGGCGGCATCACGCGATCCGTGTAG
- a CDS encoding DUF1800 family protein, translating to MSALPSAAAPQSASPTPGQASRFLAQATFGPTPADIQAVVRDGYAAWLDAQLAMPPSQTHFDWLLLQQKNTEAFKGNGINAPLESTLWRKFISAPDQVRTRVAFSLSEIFVVGVSSITASWPLFGAAGFMDLLAEHALGNYQDLLTAVTRNLSMGCMLTYRGNRKEDPKTGRHPDENYAREVMQLFSIGLLELEQDGTVKRVNGAPVETYTNADVQGLAKVFTGWDINGPETDVEFHRRPMALNNALHSLSEKRFLGAVIPPGTDGHLSLKRAMEVISAHPNVGPFIGMQLIQRMVTSNPSPAYVGRVSAVFNDDGRGRRGNLKAVVRAILLDPEARQPDLGSPYWGKVREPILRFSGWARAFGATSTNGEWAMPDTTDNTIRLAQSPMRSATVFNFFRPRYVPPVTELARRHLVAPELQITDETSIAGYLNFLAIYADRGWEDLQADYAPEIALAGNPEALVARVVLLLAGDAFSPRTAAAIAQAVATLPPDRPRDRVRAAIMLVAATPEYLVQK from the coding sequence ATGTCCGCTCTGCCGTCAGCGGCTGCGCCGCAATCCGCATCCCCCACCCCGGGCCAGGCCTCGCGCTTTCTGGCGCAGGCCACGTTCGGCCCCACGCCGGCCGATATCCAGGCCGTCGTGCGTGACGGGTACGCCGCCTGGCTGGACGCGCAGCTGGCGATGCCGCCGTCGCAGACGCATTTCGACTGGCTGCTGTTGCAGCAGAAGAACACCGAGGCTTTCAAGGGCAACGGCATCAACGCGCCGCTGGAATCCACGTTGTGGCGCAAATTCATCAGCGCGCCCGACCAGGTGCGCACGCGGGTCGCGTTTTCGCTGTCGGAGATCTTCGTCGTCGGCGTGTCATCCATCACCGCATCGTGGCCGCTTTTCGGCGCGGCGGGCTTCATGGACCTGCTGGCCGAGCACGCGCTGGGCAACTACCAGGACCTGCTGACCGCCGTGACGCGCAATCTCTCGATGGGCTGCATGCTGACGTATCGCGGCAACCGCAAGGAAGACCCCAAGACCGGCCGCCATCCCGACGAGAACTACGCGCGCGAGGTCATGCAGCTTTTCAGCATCGGCCTGCTGGAACTGGAACAGGACGGCACGGTGAAACGGGTCAACGGCGCGCCCGTGGAAACCTACACCAACGCCGACGTGCAAGGCCTGGCCAAGGTCTTCACCGGCTGGGACATCAACGGCCCGGAAACGGACGTGGAGTTCCACCGCCGTCCCATGGCGCTGAACAACGCCCTGCACTCCCTGTCGGAAAAGCGCTTCCTGGGCGCCGTCATCCCGCCCGGCACCGACGGCCACCTGTCGCTCAAGCGCGCCATGGAAGTCATCAGCGCCCACCCGAACGTGGGGCCATTCATCGGCATGCAGCTCATCCAGCGCATGGTGACCAGCAATCCCAGTCCCGCCTACGTCGGCCGCGTGTCGGCCGTGTTCAACGACGACGGCCGGGGCCGGCGCGGCAACCTGAAGGCGGTGGTGCGCGCCATCCTGCTGGATCCCGAGGCGCGCCAGCCGGACCTGGGCTCGCCCTACTGGGGCAAGGTGCGCGAGCCCATCCTGCGCTTTTCGGGCTGGGCGCGCGCCTTCGGGGCGACATCCACCAATGGCGAATGGGCCATGCCGGACACCACCGACAACACCATCCGGCTGGCACAGAGCCCGATGCGGTCGGCGACGGTGTTCAACTTCTTCCGGCCGCGCTACGTGCCGCCGGTGACCGAACTGGCCCGGCGCCACCTGGTCGCGCCGGAACTGCAGATCACGGACGAGACCAGCATCGCCGGCTACCTGAACTTCCTGGCGATCTACGCGGACCGCGGCTGGGAAGACCTGCAGGCCGACTACGCGCCGGAGATCGCGCTGGCCGGGAACCCGGAGGCGCTGGTGGCGCGCGTGGTGCTGCTGCTGGCAGGGGACGCCTTCAGCCCGCGCACGGCAGCCGCCATCGCCCAGGCGGTCGCCACGCTGCCGCCGGACCGCCCGCGCGACCGGGTCCGCGCCGCCATCATGCTGGTGGCCGCCACCCCTGAATATCTGGTGCAGAAATGA
- a CDS encoding tetratricopeptide repeat protein codes for MDISKLDWKSLEFSCATEQNPAVDPEADGWFNQARALQKGGGQESEKEVVRLYTQAAEKGHYKAYLNLSILYIEGDGVPSDTSKAVDLVEKALKLNAPHAYYQMGVMLQQGIGVREDRGASLVYFRKAADLGNKYGQWAIGDDLLTAFAQQAEPGRSRGRAIGLQMLECALGQGFAEAGHRLGMDYLLTQEDVYGALPYFEKAGALGHVQSLYRLYSMFKNGENGLKKDPQRAACYDALWRAREDDPTIRFPDLATRCPLPSAPAKNSESGEPAPRAGLWRAVDDPNLMFRASLGESLPSVGGAALRWEWTPPLAGKQVRSGQPCPWPGLWACEDFPTGERQFAHGQSMPEVEGRAVTWRLSRAG; via the coding sequence ATGGACATCAGTAAACTCGATTGGAAGTCCTTGGAATTCTCGTGCGCGACGGAGCAGAATCCCGCCGTCGACCCAGAGGCGGACGGTTGGTTCAATCAGGCGAGAGCGCTGCAAAAAGGCGGCGGGCAAGAGTCTGAAAAAGAGGTCGTTCGCCTATACACGCAAGCAGCCGAAAAGGGCCATTACAAGGCCTATCTGAACCTGTCGATTTTGTACATTGAAGGGGATGGCGTGCCCAGCGACACCAGCAAGGCGGTGGACTTGGTGGAAAAGGCGCTAAAGCTCAATGCCCCGCATGCGTATTACCAGATGGGAGTGATGCTGCAACAGGGGATAGGAGTAAGGGAAGATCGCGGGGCCTCACTGGTGTATTTCAGAAAAGCCGCGGACCTGGGCAACAAGTATGGTCAATGGGCTATTGGCGACGACCTCCTGACCGCATTTGCGCAGCAAGCTGAGCCAGGCAGAAGTCGAGGCCGGGCAATCGGCTTGCAGATGCTGGAGTGCGCGCTTGGACAGGGCTTTGCAGAAGCCGGTCATAGGTTGGGTATGGATTACTTGCTCACGCAAGAAGATGTCTACGGCGCTTTGCCCTATTTCGAAAAGGCCGGGGCTTTAGGGCATGTGCAAAGTTTGTATAGGTTGTATTCGATGTTCAAGAATGGCGAGAATGGCCTTAAAAAGGATCCTCAGCGCGCCGCTTGCTACGATGCCTTGTGGAGGGCGAGGGAGGATGATCCGACCATTCGCTTTCCCGACCTCGCCACCCGCTGCCCCCTGCCGTCCGCGCCCGCAAAGAATAGCGAAAGCGGCGAGCCCGCACCCCGTGCCGGACTCTGGCGCGCGGTGGACGATCCCAACCTGATGTTTCGCGCCTCGCTGGGCGAGTCCTTGCCCAGTGTGGGCGGTGCCGCGCTGCGTTGGGAGTGGACGCCGCCGTTGGCAGGCAAGCAGGTACGGTCGGGTCAGCCTTGTCCCTGGCCGGGTTTATGGGCTTGCGAGGACTTTCCAACCGGCGAAAGGCAGTTCGCGCATGGCCAGTCCATGCCGGAGGTTGAAGGGCGTGCCGTGACGTGGAGGCTGAGCAGGGCCGGTTAG
- a CDS encoding phosphatidylserine/phosphatidylglycerophosphate/cardiolipin synthase family protein encodes MSEDTFTVSLYNKRDVRATFPWFVPEAKYPPRPANLILPLINGERAFKAVQEAISGAKKSVDIVSWGFDPSMRLVPGGERLGDLLRRKAEGTHGPDWQLPVEIRILIWKNVLNFKENNLPGDGVMGSGGGTGMGSGVGGLASAGGEPDADRNGFNNYGGSTNSAAVKRGDDEARKFNREWFRYQSLNIEFRTRDYGVLDRSKISLMQVIQRGLGTPAQRNALALAASHHQKTILVDYEIPEHAVGFVMGHNLLRNYWDTDAHEYQSAARQGFMPWQDLSSQVYGPVLYDLNENFMTAWDKAQGLGSKFFWTGARTARRSEDYVEPAQKRGKGALAQICRTQSQESERSILASYKLAIGNARKYLYFENQYFRYRDLAMLLRETRRKLKSAGWQKDLYVFVVTNVPDDHGRGYTHAMLLALGQGHRMPAYHRQTDDRGPDAELRKTDLQGVNIIMASLCTTGTAYWGGNEEVPKQMHRYAPIYVHSKLLLVDDVFFTLGSANVNTRSMESDSELNIACPSPELTQHWRKRLWKMHGRYEPGDDIADEFRSWEKAIGDNTSNMKDGKPLASSLIDFHDSGEKSSFSLD; translated from the coding sequence ATGTCTGAGGACACGTTCACCGTTTCGCTCTACAACAAGCGCGATGTGCGCGCCACCTTTCCGTGGTTCGTCCCCGAGGCGAAGTATCCCCCCCGCCCGGCGAACCTGATTCTGCCCCTCATCAACGGCGAGCGCGCGTTTAAGGCGGTTCAAGAAGCGATCAGCGGCGCCAAGAAGTCCGTGGACATTGTCAGTTGGGGGTTCGATCCCAGCATGCGCCTCGTTCCTGGCGGCGAGCGGCTAGGGGACTTGTTGCGTCGCAAGGCGGAAGGCACGCATGGCCCGGACTGGCAGCTCCCCGTCGAGATCCGAATCCTCATCTGGAAGAATGTCCTTAACTTCAAGGAAAACAACTTGCCCGGAGACGGGGTAATGGGCAGCGGCGGGGGCACGGGGATGGGGTCCGGCGTGGGCGGGCTGGCTTCGGCCGGCGGCGAGCCAGACGCTGATCGGAATGGGTTCAACAACTACGGCGGCTCAACCAACAGCGCTGCGGTAAAGCGGGGCGACGACGAGGCCAGGAAATTCAACCGCGAATGGTTCCGATATCAATCACTCAATATCGAGTTTCGCACCCGCGACTACGGCGTGCTGGACCGAAGCAAGATCTCTCTCATGCAAGTGATTCAGCGCGGCCTCGGGACGCCGGCCCAGCGCAACGCGCTTGCGCTTGCGGCCTCTCATCACCAGAAGACGATACTGGTGGACTATGAAATCCCGGAACATGCCGTGGGCTTTGTCATGGGCCACAACCTGCTGCGCAACTATTGGGATACCGACGCACACGAATACCAGTCCGCGGCGCGGCAGGGTTTCATGCCATGGCAGGACCTGTCCAGCCAGGTGTATGGGCCGGTACTCTATGACCTGAACGAAAATTTCATGACGGCCTGGGACAAGGCGCAAGGCCTGGGGTCGAAATTCTTCTGGACGGGCGCGCGCACCGCTCGCCGCAGCGAAGATTACGTCGAGCCCGCTCAAAAGCGGGGCAAGGGCGCTTTGGCGCAGATCTGCCGCACGCAATCGCAGGAATCGGAGAGGTCGATCCTGGCCTCCTACAAATTGGCCATCGGCAACGCCAGGAAATACCTGTACTTCGAGAACCAGTATTTCCGGTACCGCGACCTGGCGATGTTGTTACGCGAGACGCGGCGCAAACTGAAAAGCGCAGGCTGGCAGAAGGACCTGTACGTCTTCGTGGTGACCAACGTTCCGGACGACCACGGCAGGGGATACACCCACGCCATGCTCCTGGCATTAGGGCAAGGGCATCGCATGCCCGCCTATCACCGGCAAACCGACGACCGCGGCCCCGATGCGGAACTGCGCAAGACCGATCTGCAGGGCGTCAATATCATCATGGCGAGCCTGTGCACCACCGGCACCGCGTATTGGGGCGGTAACGAAGAGGTCCCGAAGCAGATGCACCGTTATGCGCCCATCTACGTGCATTCGAAACTTCTGCTTGTCGATGACGTGTTCTTTACGCTGGGATCGGCGAACGTCAATACGCGCAGTATGGAATCGGATTCCGAACTCAACATCGCATGCCCGTCTCCTGAGTTGACCCAGCATTGGCGCAAGCGTCTTTGGAAGATGCATGGGAGGTATGAGCCGGGGGATGACATTGCTGATGAGTTCAGATCTTGGGAGAAAGCTATTGGTGATAACACCTCAAACATGAAAGACGGAAAACCTCTCGCTTCATCCTTGATTGATTTTCATGATAGTGGAGAAAAATCATCGTTTTCGCTCGACTAG